AAACGGCAATTTACGGTTGCGGAGTATAAAAAACTGGCTGATAAAGCGATTGATGATATTTTGGCGCGTGGAAAGTTGCCCATCATTTGCGGAGGAACAGGATTTTATATTCAGGCAATTGTGGACGGAACAGTTCTGCCCGAAGTCGCGCCCAATGCGCGACTTCGGGCAGTGCTTGAGAAGAAGTCTGCCCTCGAGCTTTTCAAAATCCTCAAAAAACTCGACTCCCGCCGAGCAAAAGAAATTGATAAAAATAATCCACGTCGACTTATTCGTGCCATTGAAATAGCAAAAGCGCTCGGAAAAAACCCAAAAAATGAATCAAAACCAAAATATGACGCAGTTCAAATTGGTATTAAACTTTCTGATGCGGAATTAAAGAAGAGAATAACTATTCGCCTATTCGATCGAATTAGAAAGTATATGATCTCAGAAGCGAGACAACTCCATAAAAAAGGTTTGAGTTGGAAACGAATGGAAGCGCTAGGCCTCGAATACCGTTATCTCGCGAAATTTCTCAAGGGAGAAATTTCGCGAGAAGAAATGATTTCCAAACTCAAAACCGAAATCTGGCATTACGCAAAACGCCAGATGACATGGTTCAAAAGAGATAAAAGAATTCAGTGGATTTCGCTAAAAGAAATGGCTACTTTATCAAGCCTCCGTGGAAAACTGCGTAGTAAATAAGCTTGCCATTCTTTGATATCTCTTCGCGACCATCAAATCGAGAAAGTTCGCCATTTATCTTATTTCTATACTCAAAATCTTCCACTCTGTATAATTTGGGACCTCGAACCGGAATCAAATCACTATATTCTTGCATGAGGGCTCCCCGAAGAGATTTATCTATTTCTGCTTCCGTAATCGTTGAGTCGAGAACATATCCATTATAGTTCATGCCCCATTGAGGTGTGTTTTCTGCATACACAACTTCTTCACCGATAAAATTGATTCCTCCAAAATAAGTATCATGATAAGTAAGCAACCCTTCGGAATATTCGTAATCTTTAGAAGACGGCCTTAGAGATTTTGCCTTTTTAGCGCTTTCGGAAGCGTAGGTATTTTTCTTTGCCCTTTTTAAGAATCCTTCGAGAATTTTTAAATTCATAAAAATATCATATCACGGGTATATAATTCTATTTTTCTTTTTTCTTCCACTTCAAATATTTTTTATTCTTGAGCTCATCAGGCAAATAACTTTCTTTATCGTATTTTTCATACCCCTCGCCGTATTTCAAATCTTTCATGAGTTTGGTTGGAGCGTTTCTGATGCGAAGAGGAATCGGTAAATTTCCAGTTTTTTTCACGTCTTCAAGTGCTTCAAAATACGCACCGTGAGAATCTCGGCTTTTTGGTGCAAGAGCTAAATATGAAACCCCATGAGCGAGGTTTATTTGCGCTTCTGGAAGCCCGATCACATCTACTGCTGCAAATACTGCATTTGCTACCACAAGAGCCGTTGGCTGTGCCAAACCGATATCTTCTGAAGCAAAAATGACCATCCGGCGAGCAATAAATTTTGGATCTTCTCCCGCATCAATCATTCGCGCCAAATAATAGAGCGCAGCATCTGGTTGGCTCGCCCGCATACTTTTTATGAATGCGCTCACGGTGTTGTAATGCTCCTCGCCTTTTTTATCAAAACGTAAAAGCTTGCTCTGCAGAGTATTCTTTAGATTTTCGATCGTAATTGTTCCGTAGAGTTTTTTAGTATTTTCAAGCATCGTCACCGCTTGCCGAGCGTCGCCATTTGCCATTCGCACAAGCCAGTCTTTCGCTTCTTTTCCAATCTTCATTTTCGTTCGGTCAATAATTTCGGACATTTCTTTCTCCGAAAATTCATTCAGAACAAAGACACGACAACGAGAAAGAAGCGGAGATATGACTTCAAAGCTTGGATTTTCTGTTGTTGCGCCGATGAGTGTCAATTTTCCAGACTCAACATAGGGCAAAAGAAAATCCTGTTGGGCTTTGTTGAAACGGTGGATTTCGTCTAGAAAAAGTACTTTTGGTTTGTCGGAAGAAAGCAGGTCTGCATCCTCAACAATTTTACGAATATCATCTTTTCCAGCCGAAACTGCCGAAAGCTCATAGAGCTTGG
This DNA window, taken from Candidatus Paceibacterota bacterium, encodes the following:
- the miaA gene encoding tRNA (adenosine(37)-N6)-dimethylallyltransferase MiaA, whose amino-acid sequence is MKPKILLILGPTASGKSALAVTLARKLGGEIVSADSRQVYKGLDIGTGKITRREMKGVPHHLLDVASPKRQFTVAEYKKLADKAIDDILARGKLPIICGGTGFYIQAIVDGTVLPEVAPNARLRAVLEKKSALELFKILKKLDSRRAKEIDKNNPRRLIRAIEIAKALGKNPKNESKPKYDAVQIGIKLSDAELKKRITIRLFDRIRKYMISEARQLHKKGLSWKRMEALGLEYRYLAKFLKGEISREEMISKLKTEIWHYAKRQMTWFKRDKRIQWISLKEMATLSSLRGKLRSK
- a CDS encoding DUF5680 domain-containing protein translates to MNLKILEGFLKRAKKNTYASESAKKAKSLRPSSKDYEYSEGLLTYHDTYFGGINFIGEEVVYAENTPQWGMNYNGYVLDSTITEAEIDKSLRGALMQEYSDLIPVRGPKLYRVEDFEYRNKINGELSRFDGREEISKNGKLIYYAVFHGGLIK
- a CDS encoding replication-associated recombination protein A, with translation MEPLASKIRPKNLAEFIGQKHLVGKAMPLRIAIEKKHLFSFILWGSPGVGKTTLAKIYANALDAKLYELSAVSAGKDDIRKIVEDADLLSSDKPKVLFLDEIHRFNKAQQDFLLPYVESGKLTLIGATTENPSFEVISPLLSRCRVFVLNEFSEKEMSEIIDRTKMKIGKEAKDWLVRMANGDARQAVTMLENTKKLYGTITIENLKNTLQSKLLRFDKKGEEHYNTVSAFIKSMRASQPDAALYYLARMIDAGEDPKFIARRMVIFASEDIGLAQPTALVVANAVFAAVDVIGLPEAQINLAHGVSYLALAPKSRDSHGAYFEALEDVKKTGNLPIPLRIRNAPTKLMKDLKYGEGYEKYDKESYLPDELKNKKYLKWKKKEK